From a region of the Chitinophaga caseinilytica genome:
- a CDS encoding FecR family protein, protein MKASRFAHLFHKYRSGQATPEEEKEFLDMVAASGHDDELKEAIGGMLENGLDEDAAMPEESADKVLGEILRDEAPRRKTRIFTWAAVAAGLLMLLGIGFLLKTQRNGQSGAGAAHVQISPGKDRATLVLDDGREIDLERAGNDTIGVQQGLLAQVNGNALHYDTTTAEPPTINTIRTPRGGQFRVVLPDGSRVWLNAASSIRFPTVFNAGERRVEVEGEVYFEVAKRPQQPFIVQADGMDVQVTGTHFNVMAYSDESNIETTLLEGGVKVFGGGSEATLVPGLQAVMNRKENDIKVRKADTDRVIAWKEGRFEFRGNIRGIMRQIARWYDVDIIYKGNTDGKNFGGAISRTEKIEDVLKMLELTGSIQFEINNNTVTVIP, encoded by the coding sequence ATGAAAGCTTCGAGATTCGCGCATTTGTTCCATAAGTATCGGTCTGGGCAGGCTACGCCGGAAGAGGAAAAGGAATTCCTCGATATGGTGGCGGCTTCCGGCCACGACGACGAGCTGAAGGAAGCGATCGGCGGGATGCTCGAAAACGGGCTGGACGAAGATGCCGCCATGCCGGAAGAAAGCGCGGATAAAGTATTGGGCGAAATCCTCCGGGACGAAGCGCCCCGCCGCAAGACGCGCATTTTCACCTGGGCCGCCGTGGCCGCGGGGCTGCTGATGCTCCTGGGCATCGGGTTCCTCCTGAAAACGCAGCGCAACGGTCAGTCGGGCGCCGGGGCCGCGCACGTCCAGATTTCGCCGGGGAAAGACCGCGCCACCCTGGTGCTGGACGATGGCCGGGAGATCGACCTGGAGCGCGCCGGCAACGACACCATCGGCGTGCAGCAGGGGCTTTTGGCACAGGTGAACGGGAACGCACTCCATTATGATACTACCACCGCCGAGCCGCCTACCATCAATACCATCCGCACCCCGCGGGGCGGCCAGTTCAGGGTGGTTTTGCCCGACGGGTCGAGGGTATGGCTCAACGCCGCCTCGTCTATCCGATTCCCGACGGTGTTCAACGCCGGCGAAAGGAGGGTGGAAGTGGAAGGGGAAGTGTATTTCGAAGTGGCGAAACGGCCGCAGCAGCCTTTCATCGTGCAGGCAGACGGGATGGACGTTCAGGTGACCGGTACGCATTTCAACGTCATGGCCTATTCCGACGAATCCAACATCGAGACCACGCTGCTCGAAGGCGGTGTAAAGGTATTCGGCGGCGGATCGGAAGCCACGCTGGTACCGGGGCTCCAGGCCGTGATGAACAGGAAGGAAAACGACATCAAAGTAAGAAAAGCAGATACCGACCGGGTAATTGCCTGGAAGGAAGGAAGATTCGAATTCAGGGGTAATATTCGTGGCATCATGCGGCAAATTGCACGATGGTACGACGTAGACATTATTTACAAAGGAAATACCGATGGCAAGAATTTCGGCGGCGCCATATCAAGGACGGAAAAAATTGAAGACGTCCTGAAAATGCTGGAATTGACCGGTAGCATACAATTTGAGATCAACAATAATACCGTAACAGTAATTCCTTGA
- a CDS encoding TonB-dependent receptor encodes MQRLRFVQKTLLWLCFALSLQFQARAYAQQVTIHVKNSSLEDVMKQIRQQTGFLFVYDLDMLGDARNVTADVSAAPLEKALSAVFDGQPFSFAIVDKTVVLKKKTAATPTAARTARFMKLRGMVSDESGQVLPGVTVHNRQNKANALTDALGTFTIDAEKGDSLIFTMIGMQPFTEVVREEKLLKITLKQKVSDVGEVVVVAYGTQKKSSMVSAVTSINPKELKGPTSNLTTMLAGRLSGVISYQRSGEPGQDNASFFIRGITTFGTGKVDPLILIDGMESTTTDLARLQPDDISGFSILKDATASSLYGARGANGVVLVSTKSGAEGKTRFLVRLENSLSTNTRNFKFADNITYMKLANEAVLTRDPLGDLPYTQEKIERTAAGDDPLLYPNNNWIKQLIKPSTNNQRLNFSMNGGGKVAQYYIAGTYNIDNGVLKVDKLNNFNSNIKLRNYSIRSNININLTPTTVGIVRTYGQFDDYNGPIGGGATRFSQAVWANPVDFPAVYPKEYAPQLNHPLFGSAVMRGYGSTPGDGGNLFFNPYALSVSGYQESNTSNLLAQLEIRQDLKFVTPGLQARVMAYTERYASFQVQRGYTPFYYKLQPGIDGDAPRLQPLNTNGTEYLSYSPSDKVTGTTSYLEAAVNYNRNINKHTFSGMLITIFRGYLTGNGRTLQTSLPYRNQGVSGRFTYDYDDRYMLEANFGYNGSERFAASHRYGFFPSVGAAWNVYQEKFFEPYVHLVDKLKIRGTYGLVGNDQIGGELDRFFYLSDVNMNDGSRGATFGERYGVFKPGVSVRRYENKFISWEKSQKANIGIELGLFNALNLQADIFREHRSNILMQRNTLPSTLGLNAPISANVGEAEGKGIDLSLDYNFKFKRNAWLQVRGTFTFAQSKLLVNEEPKYKDNEAYRSQVGQPLSQRWGYIAERLFVDDQEVLNSPQQNFGQRVYGGDIKYRDVNRDGVINSADAVPIGLPQTPEITYGFGSSMGWKTFDFSFFFQGSARSSFWIDSYITTPFVQNGGGQHGLLKVIAEDHWSESNRNLYAFWPRLSNYFVQNNYQSSTWWMRSGDFLRLKSVELGFTLPDRMQKRLKMTNTRIYANAMNLFAISKFKLWDVEMGGNGLGYPVQRVVNAGISLGF; translated from the coding sequence ATGCAACGACTACGCTTCGTTCAGAAGACGTTGCTGTGGCTGTGCTTTGCCCTTTCCCTCCAGTTCCAGGCCAGGGCATACGCACAACAGGTAACGATCCACGTTAAGAATTCATCGCTGGAAGATGTGATGAAACAAATCCGCCAGCAAACCGGCTTCCTCTTCGTTTATGACCTCGACATGCTGGGAGACGCCCGCAACGTGACGGCAGACGTATCTGCCGCACCGCTGGAAAAAGCCCTGAGCGCGGTGTTCGACGGACAGCCCTTTTCCTTCGCGATCGTCGATAAGACGGTGGTGCTGAAGAAAAAAACGGCCGCGACACCCACCGCCGCCAGAACCGCCCGGTTCATGAAGCTCCGCGGCATGGTGTCTGACGAAAGCGGACAGGTGCTCCCCGGCGTCACCGTCCACAACAGGCAAAACAAAGCCAATGCGTTGACAGACGCGCTCGGCACTTTCACCATCGATGCGGAGAAAGGCGACTCCCTGATCTTTACCATGATCGGGATGCAGCCGTTTACCGAAGTGGTGCGCGAAGAAAAGCTCCTGAAGATCACGCTCAAACAGAAAGTTTCGGACGTGGGCGAAGTAGTGGTAGTGGCTTACGGAACGCAGAAGAAAAGCAGCATGGTGAGCGCGGTGACCTCTATCAACCCCAAAGAGCTGAAAGGCCCTACCAGCAACCTCACCACCATGCTCGCAGGCCGGTTGAGCGGCGTGATCTCGTACCAGCGGAGCGGGGAGCCCGGGCAGGATAATGCCAGCTTCTTCATCCGCGGCATCACCACCTTCGGTACCGGTAAAGTAGACCCGCTCATCCTCATCGACGGCATGGAATCGACCACCACCGACCTGGCGCGCCTCCAGCCCGACGATATCTCCGGATTCTCCATCCTCAAAGACGCTACGGCTTCCAGCCTTTACGGCGCCCGCGGGGCCAACGGCGTAGTGCTCGTGAGCACCAAAAGCGGCGCGGAAGGGAAAACCCGGTTCCTCGTGCGTTTGGAAAACTCTTTGTCGACCAACACCCGCAACTTCAAATTCGCCGACAATATCACTTATATGAAACTGGCGAACGAAGCCGTGCTCACCCGCGACCCCCTGGGCGATCTGCCGTATACCCAGGAAAAGATCGAGCGCACGGCGGCGGGAGACGATCCGCTGCTGTACCCGAACAATAACTGGATCAAGCAGCTCATCAAACCGTCTACCAACAACCAACGCCTCAACTTCTCCATGAACGGGGGCGGAAAGGTAGCACAGTATTACATCGCCGGTACCTACAACATCGATAACGGTGTACTGAAGGTAGACAAGCTGAACAATTTCAACAGCAACATCAAACTGCGCAACTATTCCATCCGTTCCAACATCAATATCAACCTGACGCCCACCACGGTCGGCATCGTTCGTACCTACGGGCAGTTCGACGACTATAACGGCCCCATCGGCGGCGGCGCCACGCGGTTCTCGCAGGCGGTTTGGGCCAACCCGGTTGATTTCCCGGCCGTGTACCCCAAAGAATACGCGCCCCAGCTCAACCACCCGCTCTTCGGCAGCGCCGTGATGCGCGGCTACGGCAGCACGCCCGGCGACGGTGGCAACCTGTTCTTTAATCCCTATGCCCTTTCCGTTTCCGGTTACCAGGAATCCAACACCTCCAACCTGCTCGCCCAGCTGGAAATCCGCCAAGACCTCAAGTTCGTAACGCCCGGCCTGCAGGCACGCGTCATGGCCTATACCGAGCGATACGCCTCCTTCCAGGTGCAGCGCGGCTATACACCGTTCTACTACAAACTGCAGCCCGGCATCGACGGCGACGCCCCGCGGCTGCAGCCCCTCAACACCAATGGCACCGAGTACCTGAGCTATTCCCCAAGCGATAAAGTCACCGGCACAACATCCTACCTGGAAGCAGCCGTGAATTACAACAGGAACATCAACAAGCACACCTTTTCCGGGATGCTGATCACCATTTTCCGCGGGTACCTCACGGGCAACGGGCGCACGCTGCAAACCTCGCTGCCATACCGGAACCAGGGCGTGAGCGGGCGTTTCACGTACGACTACGACGACCGTTACATGCTGGAGGCCAACTTCGGGTACAATGGCTCCGAACGTTTCGCGGCGAGCCACCGGTACGGGTTCTTCCCATCGGTAGGCGCAGCCTGGAACGTATACCAGGAAAAGTTCTTCGAACCGTATGTGCACCTGGTAGACAAACTGAAGATCCGCGGTACCTATGGCCTCGTGGGCAACGACCAGATCGGTGGCGAGCTGGACCGGTTCTTCTACCTGTCTGACGTAAACATGAACGACGGCAGCCGCGGCGCCACTTTCGGCGAGCGGTACGGGGTATTCAAACCCGGCGTTTCCGTTCGGCGGTACGAAAACAAATTCATCAGCTGGGAGAAATCGCAGAAAGCCAATATCGGGATCGAGCTGGGCTTGTTCAACGCCCTGAACCTGCAGGCAGATATCTTCCGTGAGCACCGTTCCAACATCCTCATGCAGCGGAATACGCTGCCCTCTACGCTCGGCCTCAATGCTCCCATAAGCGCCAACGTGGGTGAGGCGGAAGGGAAGGGGATCGACCTTTCGCTCGATTACAATTTCAAATTCAAACGCAACGCCTGGCTCCAGGTGCGCGGTACGTTCACTTTCGCGCAGAGCAAACTGCTGGTGAACGAAGAGCCCAAGTATAAGGATAACGAAGCGTACCGCTCGCAGGTGGGCCAGCCGCTCAGCCAGCGTTGGGGCTATATCGCGGAAAGATTGTTCGTAGACGATCAGGAAGTGCTGAACTCTCCCCAGCAGAATTTCGGGCAGCGGGTGTATGGCGGTGATATCAAGTACCGCGACGTAAACCGCGACGGCGTCATCAACTCCGCAGACGCAGTGCCCATCGGCCTCCCGCAGACGCCGGAGATCACTTACGGTTTCGGTTCTTCCATGGGCTGGAAAACGTTCGACTTCAGCTTCTTCTTCCAGGGATCGGCACGCTCATCTTTCTGGATCGATTCCTACATCACTACGCCTTTCGTACAGAACGGCGGCGGCCAGCACGGTTTGCTGAAAGTGATCGCGGAAGACCACTGGAGCGAAAGCAACCGCAATCTTTACGCTTTCTGGCCCCGCCTCAGCAATTACTTCGTGCAGAATAACTACCAGTCTTCTACCTGGTGGATGCGCAGCGGCGATTTCCTGCGGCTGAAATCCGTGGAGCTCGGCTTTACGCTGCCCGACCGGATGCAGAAGCGCCTGAAGATGACCAACACCCGTATCTACGCCAACGCCATGAACCTGTTCGCCATCAGCAAATTCAAACTGTGGGATGTGGAAATGGGCGGCAACGGACTGGGTTACCCGGTTCAGCGCGTCGTAAATGCCGGCATCAGCCTCGGATTCTAA
- a CDS encoding RagB/SusD family nutrient uptake outer membrane protein: MKKLIYIAGCLLMLSASGCKNFLDVVPDNVPTIDNAFTIRQEAMKYLFTCYSYLPRSSDPSSNPGISGGDEFWMIRPYAIDDRAFQLAMGYMSPSAVYLSGWGTNYRALRDCNIFLENIGKVVDMPDYERMRWIAEVKFLKAYYHWLLFRQYGPIALVDKNLPTSATHEEYKVRRTPVDSVISYISNQMLEAAQNLPPEIADRSSELGRITQPAALALRARVLLTAASPLFNGNPDHVLPGKENEQLFSTTYDATKWERAAEACKIAIENAHRNKHKLYTFSDIGTTLSDTMTSQMSIRNAVCEDWNPEIIWGNSNSSSWNIQRICMPRLDPDRLANEQVLGSYAPTLKIAEQFYTDHGVPINEDKNWDYAGRYKLRKATAAEKELIQEGYTTASLHYNRELRFYASLGFDGGVWYMKNKTFHIENKLGQWQSRKNIYDYNVTGYYAKKLIHWKNEIQAEQSVHIEQYAWPEMRLSDLYLMYAEALNESKGPVAEALEYVNRVRARAKLPTVQDAWTNWSRNPTKYTTKEGLRAIIHQERLIELAFEGARFWDLRRWKTATEELNKPVMGWDMLQEKAEFYYRPRLIWRQAFQMRDYLWPIYENDLLMNENLVQNPGW; this comes from the coding sequence ATGAAGAAACTCATATATATCGCCGGTTGCCTGCTCATGCTGTCTGCCTCCGGTTGCAAAAATTTCCTGGACGTAGTGCCCGACAACGTGCCTACGATCGACAATGCCTTTACCATCCGGCAGGAGGCCATGAAATATCTCTTCACCTGCTACAGCTACCTGCCCCGCAGCAGCGATCCCAGCTCCAACCCCGGCATCTCCGGCGGCGACGAATTCTGGATGATCAGGCCGTATGCGATAGACGACCGGGCTTTCCAGCTGGCGATGGGGTACATGTCGCCCTCGGCGGTATACCTTAGCGGCTGGGGCACCAATTACCGCGCCCTGCGCGACTGCAACATTTTCCTGGAAAACATCGGGAAAGTGGTAGACATGCCCGATTACGAGCGCATGCGCTGGATCGCGGAAGTGAAGTTCCTGAAAGCATACTATCACTGGCTGTTGTTCCGCCAGTACGGCCCCATTGCGCTGGTAGACAAAAACCTGCCCACATCCGCCACGCACGAGGAATATAAAGTGCGCCGCACGCCGGTGGATTCCGTTATCAGCTACATCTCCAACCAGATGCTGGAAGCGGCGCAAAACCTGCCCCCGGAAATCGCGGACCGGTCGTCGGAACTGGGGCGCATCACGCAGCCCGCCGCACTGGCCCTCCGTGCCCGTGTGCTGTTGACGGCCGCCAGTCCGCTTTTCAACGGCAATCCCGACCACGTGCTGCCCGGAAAGGAAAACGAACAGCTCTTCTCCACCACGTACGACGCCACCAAATGGGAGCGTGCCGCCGAGGCCTGCAAGATCGCCATCGAAAATGCGCACAGGAACAAACACAAACTCTATACTTTCAGCGATATCGGCACCACGCTTTCCGATACGATGACCTCCCAGATGAGCATCCGCAACGCAGTGTGCGAAGACTGGAACCCCGAAATCATCTGGGGCAATTCGAACTCCTCTTCCTGGAACATCCAGCGCATCTGCATGCCGCGCCTCGATCCCGACAGGCTGGCCAACGAACAGGTGCTGGGCTCCTATGCGCCGACCCTCAAAATCGCGGAGCAATTCTATACCGATCACGGCGTGCCCATCAATGAAGACAAAAACTGGGACTACGCGGGCCGGTACAAGCTGCGCAAAGCCACCGCGGCCGAAAAGGAACTGATCCAGGAAGGATATACCACCGCCAGCCTGCACTACAACCGCGAATTGCGGTTCTATGCTTCCCTGGGCTTCGACGGCGGGGTTTGGTATATGAAAAACAAAACCTTCCATATCGAGAATAAACTCGGTCAATGGCAAAGCCGGAAGAACATCTATGACTACAACGTAACCGGTTATTACGCCAAGAAGCTCATCCACTGGAAAAACGAGATCCAGGCCGAGCAGAGCGTGCATATCGAACAGTACGCCTGGCCGGAAATGCGGTTGTCTGACCTCTACCTCATGTATGCCGAAGCGCTCAATGAATCGAAAGGCCCCGTTGCCGAGGCGCTCGAATACGTCAACCGCGTTCGCGCCCGCGCGAAGCTGCCGACCGTTCAGGACGCCTGGACCAACTGGTCCCGCAATCCCACAAAATACACGACCAAAGAAGGCCTCCGCGCCATCATCCACCAGGAAAGGCTCATCGAGCTCGCGTTCGAAGGCGCCCGGTTCTGGGACCTCCGCCGCTGGAAAACCGCTACCGAAGAACTGAACAAACCCGTCATGGGATGGGACATGCTCCAGGAGAAAGCGGAATTCTATTACCGCCCGCGCCTCATCTGGCGCCAGGCTTTCCAGATGCGCGATTACCTCTGGCCGATCTATGAAAATGACCTCCTCATGAACGAAAACCTGGTGCAGAACCCGGGATGGTAA
- a CDS encoding DUF5000 domain-containing lipoprotein: MKMTYILLTAAFLAAACGKETHEPVNPKGGSPATISNVQVENLNGSAKITYSLPDDNDVLYVKATYEMRPGKTREVKSSYYNNFLLVDGFGDTLKHQIKLTVVTRSSVESAPVNVEVEPKLPPVLMIRRTFKVREDFGGVNLTFTNDTRAEIAIVAMTKDSTGKMKEFNTFYTKSVGTNYSLRGFEDTKREFRFFVRDQYGNYSDTLTGDWVPMYEKQLDRSKFREVILPGDIPDGWQFYPIPNLWAGTMWHSADKLDGMPMWITFDLGVVAQLSRIGLWQRPNEWLYMQNNVRQIEIWGMATTPPADGSWNGWTRLLEHTLIKPSGLPVGQLSQEDRDKGAAGEQMNVPLTMPKVRYIRVKILRTWTDGGYAANIQEMRFWGNDK, encoded by the coding sequence ATGAAAATGACATATATCCTGCTGACAGCGGCCTTCCTGGCCGCAGCCTGCGGAAAAGAAACCCACGAGCCCGTGAACCCCAAAGGTGGCAGCCCGGCCACCATCAGCAACGTGCAGGTCGAAAACCTCAACGGTTCGGCTAAAATCACCTACAGCCTGCCCGATGACAACGACGTGCTCTACGTAAAGGCGACCTACGAAATGCGCCCGGGCAAAACACGCGAAGTGAAAAGCAGCTACTACAACAACTTCCTGTTGGTAGACGGTTTCGGCGACACGCTCAAACACCAGATCAAACTCACCGTCGTAACCCGCAGCTCCGTGGAATCGGCGCCGGTAAACGTGGAAGTGGAGCCCAAACTCCCGCCGGTACTCATGATCAGGAGAACGTTCAAGGTCCGTGAAGACTTCGGCGGCGTGAACCTCACCTTCACCAACGATACCCGCGCCGAAATCGCCATCGTGGCCATGACAAAGGATTCCACCGGAAAGATGAAGGAATTCAACACCTTTTACACGAAATCTGTCGGCACGAATTACTCGCTCCGCGGATTCGAAGACACCAAACGCGAATTCCGCTTCTTCGTCCGCGACCAATACGGCAATTACAGCGACACGCTCACGGGCGACTGGGTGCCGATGTACGAAAAGCAGCTCGACCGCAGCAAGTTCCGTGAAGTCATCCTCCCGGGAGACATCCCAGACGGATGGCAATTCTATCCCATCCCCAACCTCTGGGCCGGCACCATGTGGCATAGCGCCGACAAGCTCGACGGCATGCCGATGTGGATCACGTTCGACCTCGGCGTAGTGGCGCAACTGAGCCGTATCGGCCTGTGGCAGCGGCCCAACGAATGGTTGTACATGCAAAACAACGTCCGCCAGATCGAGATCTGGGGCATGGCCACCACGCCGCCGGCAGACGGCAGCTGGAACGGCTGGACGCGGCTCCTGGAACACACGCTCATCAAACCCTCCGGCCTGCCTGTTGGCCAGCTTTCGCAGGAAGACAGGGACAAAGGCGCCGCCGGCGAACAAATGAACGTGCCGCTCACCATGCCCAAAGTGCGATACATCCGCGTGAAAATCCTCCGTACCTGGACAGATGGCGGATACGCCGCCAACATCCAGGAAATGCGCTTCTGGGGAAATGACAAGTAA
- a CDS encoding DUF4998 domain-containing protein yields the protein MRNPIIIILLAAAVFTACRKQDDYKKYLEGGEILYTGKADSMRVHAGRNRVQVSWLLIADPKIAFSKLYWNNRRDSATVPVNRTKGIDTIRFVVDKLDERTYEFEVVNYDKAGNPSVTSRASGVSYGNMYETALLNRAFAEMEALSDKVIIHWNDVDTLDGIHSIQIRYTHQNGTVRDTIVRSWTKEMVTVLPKVAPNSEFSYRTRYLPDSLAIDTFLTVFDKRTIGELDVTADYIKNPGKPFLRNDAGSSRFSVLADWQSNDEATKNGNADEIDGAAKRYLTLWIWGNGPIINGKIWQAVQLPKGTFRLEAFQQNIDGTLEATYFTVAAGSGGLPNVEQINTAITSKKLSDNSDKHHVLTFTLNQPATVSLGFVGTYINPAEQTLRVEQIKLYQTK from the coding sequence ATGCGAAATCCAATCATCATCATACTGCTCGCAGCGGCCGTTTTCACCGCCTGCCGGAAACAGGACGATTACAAGAAATACCTGGAAGGAGGGGAGATCCTCTACACCGGGAAAGCCGATTCGATGCGCGTCCACGCAGGCCGGAACCGCGTCCAGGTATCGTGGCTGCTCATCGCCGACCCGAAAATCGCTTTCAGCAAATTATACTGGAACAACCGGAGAGACTCCGCCACCGTGCCCGTCAACCGCACGAAAGGGATCGACACCATCCGGTTTGTGGTAGACAAGCTCGACGAGCGCACCTACGAATTCGAAGTCGTGAATTACGACAAAGCCGGCAACCCGTCTGTCACCAGCCGCGCCTCCGGCGTATCTTACGGCAACATGTACGAAACCGCCCTGCTGAACCGCGCGTTCGCTGAAATGGAAGCGCTGTCCGACAAAGTGATCATCCACTGGAACGATGTAGACACGCTCGACGGGATCCATTCCATCCAGATCCGATACACGCATCAGAACGGTACCGTGCGCGACACTATCGTCCGCAGCTGGACCAAGGAAATGGTGACCGTACTGCCGAAAGTGGCGCCCAACTCCGAGTTCAGTTATCGCACCCGTTATCTGCCCGATTCCCTGGCCATCGATACCTTCCTCACCGTTTTCGACAAGCGTACCATCGGCGAGCTCGATGTTACCGCCGATTACATTAAAAATCCCGGTAAGCCATTCCTCCGCAACGATGCAGGCAGTAGCCGGTTCTCCGTGCTGGCAGACTGGCAATCGAACGACGAAGCGACGAAGAACGGGAATGCCGATGAGATCGATGGGGCGGCCAAACGTTACCTGACGCTCTGGATCTGGGGGAACGGGCCGATCATCAACGGAAAGATCTGGCAGGCGGTACAATTGCCGAAAGGGACCTTCCGGCTCGAAGCCTTCCAGCAGAACATCGACGGCACCCTGGAAGCCACGTATTTCACCGTTGCGGCCGGTAGCGGCGGATTGCCGAACGTGGAACAGATCAACACGGCCATCACGTCCAAAAAACTGAGCGATAACAGCGACAAACACCACGTCCTGACCTTTACGCTCAACCAGCCCGCCACCGTCAGCCTCGGGTTCGTGGGCACTTATATCAATCCCGCGGAGCAGACGCTCCGTGTCGAACAGATCAAATTATACCAGACCAAATAA
- a CDS encoding alpha-L-fucosidase, which yields MFQQFRNAALCLLLLAGGAQAQQQQIGRETPAQKEKRMEWWTNDRFGMFIHWGLYAMPARHEWVRHYEWIQDGDYRKYFELFNPDLFDPKLWAKQAKAAGMKYAVLTTKHHEGFCMFDSRFTDYKVTNTPARRDLVRQFVDAYRAEGLKVGFYYSLIDWHHPQFTIDGMHPHRPRDGSDSVYAVLNKNRDMATYRQYMRDQITELLTQYGKIDVLWLDFSYPGKHGKGKDDWGSVELLKLIRKLQPGIIVDNRLDLGMYSDGQDFETPEQVSVEELAKYHGKAWETCQTFSGSWGYHRDENTWKSTRELLRLLIGSVSNGGNLLLNVGPTARGEFDERAQDALANMGKWMRSNNKAIYNCTFAPEGFKTPAGTMLTYNPKTKRMYVHIMEYGKTLVLPAYKGKVKYAQFLHDNSEVRFDKSDNDDVVLALPERKPNQEIPVVELVLNN from the coding sequence ATGTTTCAGCAATTCAGAAACGCGGCCCTGTGCCTCCTGCTACTGGCGGGAGGCGCACAGGCGCAGCAACAGCAGATCGGCAGGGAAACGCCGGCACAGAAAGAGAAACGCATGGAATGGTGGACGAACGACCGCTTCGGGATGTTCATCCACTGGGGGCTGTACGCCATGCCCGCCAGGCATGAATGGGTGCGCCATTACGAATGGATCCAGGACGGCGATTACCGTAAGTATTTCGAACTGTTCAACCCAGACCTGTTCGACCCGAAGCTTTGGGCGAAACAGGCAAAGGCAGCGGGGATGAAGTACGCCGTGCTCACCACCAAGCACCACGAAGGCTTCTGCATGTTCGATTCCAGGTTCACCGATTATAAAGTCACCAACACGCCCGCGCGCCGCGACCTCGTTCGCCAGTTCGTGGATGCATACCGGGCAGAAGGCCTGAAAGTCGGGTTTTATTATTCGCTGATCGACTGGCACCATCCGCAATTCACCATCGACGGTATGCATCCGCACCGCCCGCGCGATGGTTCCGATTCCGTGTACGCCGTGCTGAACAAAAACCGCGACATGGCCACGTACCGCCAGTACATGCGCGACCAGATCACCGAACTGCTGACGCAATACGGAAAGATCGACGTGCTGTGGCTCGACTTTTCCTATCCCGGCAAGCACGGCAAAGGGAAAGACGACTGGGGAAGCGTGGAGCTCCTGAAGCTCATCCGCAAGCTGCAACCCGGCATCATCGTCGATAACCGCCTCGATCTTGGAATGTATTCCGACGGACAGGATTTCGAAACACCCGAGCAGGTAAGCGTGGAAGAACTGGCCAAGTACCACGGCAAAGCCTGGGAAACCTGCCAGACCTTTTCCGGCTCCTGGGGTTACCACCGCGACGAGAACACCTGGAAAAGTACCCGCGAGCTCCTGCGCCTGCTGATCGGCTCCGTGTCTAACGGCGGCAACCTGTTACTGAACGTAGGCCCCACCGCCCGCGGCGAATTCGACGAGCGCGCGCAGGACGCCCTTGCCAACATGGGCAAATGGATGCGCAGCAACAACAAGGCCATCTATAACTGCACCTTCGCACCGGAAGGCTTCAAAACGCCTGCAGGCACCATGCTCACGTACAATCCGAAAACGAAGCGGATGTACGTCCACATCATGGAATACGGCAAAACCCTCGTGCTGCCCGCGTATAAAGGCAAAGTGAAGTACGCCCAGTTCCTGCACGATAATTCGGAAGTCCGTTTCGACAAATCCGATAACGACGATGTGGTGCTCGCGCTCCCGGAACGCAAGCCCAACCAGGAAATCCCGGTGGTGGAGCTGGTGCTCAACAACTGA